A window of Streptomyces armeniacus contains these coding sequences:
- a CDS encoding IclR family transcriptional regulator domain-containing protein, giving the protein MFRVQEALSRLGPGAHRLSAIARAADLDDSTTSRILQSGVYRGHFERPSRGRYQLGGRVAELALHAYARHDSDSVLAVLQQLRARTDGGMALHYTLTPGVQPGRQCAEMAVGDSDLEEFGMSPREVLAITRSLRVGASGRTILAYLPEAVQCRAQHEPIPPQAGRGAIHNPVALAASLAAIRDHGYALGYEECMDGWNTIAAPTFAGVAIQGAVLLLRPARLMPRAPRPYITATKTAAAAISRMHAS; this is encoded by the coding sequence GTGTTTCGCGTCCAGGAGGCGCTGAGCCGGCTCGGGCCCGGAGCCCACCGGCTCAGCGCCATCGCACGCGCCGCCGACCTGGACGACTCCACCACCAGCAGAATTCTGCAATCCGGCGTCTACCGCGGCCACTTCGAGCGCCCCTCCCGGGGCCGCTACCAGCTCGGCGGCCGTGTAGCCGAGCTGGCGCTGCACGCGTACGCCCGGCACGACTCCGACTCCGTACTGGCTGTCCTGCAGCAATTGCGCGCCCGTACGGACGGCGGCATGGCCCTGCACTACACACTCACCCCCGGCGTCCAACCGGGTCGCCAGTGCGCGGAAATGGCCGTCGGCGACAGCGACCTCGAGGAATTCGGGATGAGCCCCCGCGAAGTCCTGGCGATCACCCGCTCGCTGCGCGTCGGCGCATCCGGCCGCACGATCCTCGCCTACCTCCCCGAGGCCGTTCAGTGCAGAGCCCAGCACGAACCCATTCCCCCGCAGGCAGGCCGCGGCGCCATCCACAACCCCGTCGCCCTGGCCGCCAGCCTCGCAGCCATTCGCGACCACGGGTACGCCCTCGGGTACGAGGAATGCATGGACGGCTGGAACACGATCGCCGCGCCCACCTTCGCCGGAGTCGCGATCCAAGGCGCTGTGCTGCTGCTGCGGCCCGCCCGGCTGATGCCGCGAGCCCCCCGGCCGTACATCACCGCCACCAAGACAGCCGCCGCAGCCATCAGCCGCATGCACGCTTCGTAG
- a CDS encoding transcriptional regulator: MAGRWADFGQYNARGVPGARALGTGIERMVTGVASPPDTGRGIAARLRYLTASDAGYAAMDRAGISVTPRTLYAWLAEERRPSAVNRARLDDAYWDLRRHNVAADLKRRLTAQGGARIEIDPVDQSAVAPAHRRTLPVRRMTVRPRHWEAAVDAWLEDDETAMDGIWDDLIVELGSEYDSYAYVSSIGWAA; the protein is encoded by the coding sequence ATGGCCGGCCGCTGGGCGGACTTCGGCCAGTACAACGCCCGTGGGGTCCCGGGCGCCCGAGCCCTGGGCACCGGCATCGAGCGCATGGTCACCGGCGTCGCCTCCCCGCCGGACACCGGCCGGGGGATTGCCGCCCGCCTGCGCTACCTGACCGCCTCGGACGCCGGGTACGCGGCGATGGACCGCGCGGGGATCAGCGTGACCCCGCGGACGTTGTACGCGTGGCTGGCGGAGGAACGCCGGCCCAGTGCCGTGAACCGGGCCCGGCTGGACGACGCGTACTGGGACCTGCGCCGCCACAACGTCGCCGCCGACCTCAAACGCCGCCTGACCGCCCAGGGCGGCGCCCGCATCGAGATCGACCCGGTGGACCAGAGCGCGGTCGCCCCGGCACACCGCCGGACCCTGCCCGTACGCCGGATGACGGTCCGCCCCCGCCACTGGGAGGCGGCCGTCGACGCCTGGCTGGAGGACGACGAGACGGCGATGGACGGGATCTGGGACGACCTCATCGTCGAACTGGGCAGCGAGTACGACTCCTACGCCTACGTCTCCTCCATCGGCTGGGCCGCCTGA
- a CDS encoding quinone oxidoreductase family protein — MRAVVMEEFGGPEVLRLTEVPEPDKRPAHTPLTVSRAGVNFADLHARTDSYLAPVELPYIPGNEVLGTDPDGRRVTALLSGGGYAERAQAHRRLVYPVPDDVDDDQAAGLTLQGCTAWHLLHTVLGIASKERVVVPAAAGGVGSLALQLARSAGARPIALASTEDKRRLALDLGAHAAVDSSITDRLSERIKDAAGGAVEAALEMTGGETHLEILRSLAPRGRMAVYGYAGGDPTPAAGKLLLENSLSVTGFWLPHYYGARTALADSLRELYGLVRSGDLKPLPSLTYKLADAAQAHRDLSARVTQGKLTLIT; from the coding sequence GTGCGCGCTGTCGTGATGGAGGAGTTCGGGGGACCGGAGGTCCTGCGGCTCACGGAGGTGCCCGAGCCGGACAAACGGCCCGCCCACACCCCGCTGACCGTGTCCCGGGCGGGGGTGAACTTCGCTGATCTGCACGCCCGTACGGACTCCTACCTGGCGCCCGTCGAGCTCCCGTACATCCCCGGCAACGAGGTCCTGGGGACCGACCCGGACGGCCGCCGCGTGACCGCGCTGCTCTCCGGCGGCGGGTACGCCGAACGCGCGCAGGCGCACCGCCGCCTGGTCTACCCCGTACCGGACGACGTGGACGACGACCAGGCCGCCGGCCTCACCCTCCAGGGCTGCACGGCATGGCACCTGCTGCACACCGTTCTCGGCATCGCCTCCAAGGAGCGCGTGGTCGTCCCTGCGGCCGCCGGCGGCGTCGGTTCCCTCGCGCTCCAGCTGGCACGGAGCGCCGGAGCCCGGCCCATCGCACTGGCCAGCACGGAGGACAAGCGCCGCCTGGCGCTCGACCTCGGCGCCCACGCCGCCGTCGACTCCTCCATCACAGACCGGCTGTCCGAGCGCATCAAGGACGCGGCGGGCGGCGCCGTCGAAGCGGCACTGGAGATGACCGGAGGAGAAACCCACCTCGAGATTCTCCGCTCCCTCGCACCCCGCGGCCGCATGGCGGTCTACGGCTACGCCGGCGGCGACCCGACTCCCGCCGCTGGGAAACTCCTCCTGGAGAATTCACTGAGCGTCACAGGATTCTGGCTGCCGCACTACTACGGTGCGCGAACCGCGCTCGCGGACTCCCTGCGCGAGCTCTACGGCCTCGTACGCTCCGGCGACCTCAAGCCCTTGCCCAGCCTGACCTACAAGCTGGCAGACGCAGCCCAGGCACACCGTGACCTCTCCGCCCGCGTCACCCAAGGGAAACTCACTCTCATCACATAG
- a CDS encoding methyltransferase domain-containing protein, whose amino-acid sequence MSPFEQQRDHLAQEMDRAELWPERSPWIRRAVELRPRHDFAPDQLWVWEGHAYTPVERGLDERRWAEVVYGGPYEPTVTQVTVGLASSSLSCCSVVADMLDSLKLEAGHQVLELGTATGWNAALLDHRAGPGRVTSLELDAELAAAARTNLDAAGAQVRVEVADGAAGCPDGAPYDRLIATYAVDRIPWAWVQQVRPGGRIVTPWGRLGHLALTVAEDGASATGWVQGLAMFMPSRTAEPPLAFEQIRRGRAPQHEHIVDRDVRSLTDDPHLRFALRVALPEVRITATGERLLELHDDADSWATLTGPAGDSAGTAAVARQGGPRHLVAEVEDAWDEWLGHGSPELYDYGLTVTDAGRQQYAWAWDRSDGPRWPLPDPEARRPVTEAATATR is encoded by the coding sequence GTGTCCCCGTTCGAGCAGCAGCGCGACCACCTGGCGCAGGAGATGGACCGCGCCGAGCTCTGGCCGGAGCGCTCCCCGTGGATCCGCCGGGCCGTGGAACTGCGGCCGCGCCATGACTTCGCCCCGGACCAGCTGTGGGTGTGGGAGGGGCACGCCTACACGCCCGTGGAGCGCGGCCTGGACGAGCGGCGGTGGGCCGAGGTGGTGTACGGCGGGCCGTACGAGCCGACCGTCACACAGGTGACCGTCGGCCTCGCCTCCTCCAGCCTCTCCTGCTGCTCAGTGGTGGCCGACATGCTCGACTCGCTGAAGCTGGAAGCGGGACACCAGGTCCTCGAACTCGGCACCGCCACCGGCTGGAACGCCGCGCTGCTCGACCACCGGGCCGGTCCCGGCCGGGTGACGAGTCTGGAGCTGGACGCCGAACTCGCCGCGGCAGCCCGTACGAACCTGGACGCGGCGGGCGCCCAGGTACGCGTCGAAGTCGCCGACGGCGCAGCCGGATGCCCCGACGGCGCGCCGTACGACCGGCTCATCGCCACCTACGCCGTCGACCGCATCCCCTGGGCCTGGGTGCAGCAAGTCCGCCCCGGCGGGCGCATCGTCACCCCCTGGGGACGGCTGGGGCACCTCGCGCTCACGGTCGCCGAAGACGGCGCCTCCGCGACGGGCTGGGTCCAAGGGCTGGCGATGTTCATGCCCAGCCGCACCGCCGAGCCGCCCCTCGCCTTCGAACAGATACGCCGCGGCCGCGCCCCGCAGCACGAGCACATCGTCGACCGAGACGTACGGTCCCTGACCGACGACCCCCACCTCCGGTTCGCTCTACGCGTCGCCCTGCCCGAAGTACGGATCACCGCCACGGGAGAACGACTCCTCGAACTCCACGACGACGCCGACTCCTGGGCGACCCTGACCGGCCCGGCCGGCGACAGCGCCGGCACCGCCGCCGTCGCCCGGCAGGGCGGGCCGCGGCACCTGGTCGCGGAGGTCGAGGACGCCTGGGACGAATGGCTCGGCCACGGCAGCCCCGAGCTGTACGACTACGGGCTCACTGTCACGGACGCAGGACGGCAGCAGTACGCCTGGGCATGGGACCGCAGCGACGGACCCCGCTGGCCCCTGCCCGACCCCGAGGCCCGGCGCCCCGTCACCGAGGCCGCCACCGCGACCAGGTGA